The genomic DNA AAGTACAGAAATATTAACCAATGACAACACAATGATTTATAATGCATAAGTTACAGATGGTGCCTTTTATGTAGACCGATCTTCAGTtcacgtttttatttttttatcttttttttttttttttttaatttaattagtcTTTcttacaaacaaaataacaaaataacttcCTCAGTTATACAGTTATAATGCACAACATTTACAAACATGACCACACAATACAGTTCAATAaccaaaactacataaaaaaaacacacacacaaaaaaagaaatatataaataaaataagaacattgtacaagggatatttttattttataaatttaaccttattataaaattaaattattttcttgcaTGAACATTTTGACCATGGACATTTAGCATATTTGCATTTGTgtgtataatatttttttattataaattattaatcaaaaatttatgtttttttttatttttaaggtaGATGCCAAATtttagtcatggtaactcaggataagttaaaaatgtgtaaaaactgtGGGCAAAGTTTGTGACTCAGGTGagtaataaaaatatcaataattaactgtgtgtgtgtgtaattcagaatttaatttgcattaggaaatgagtgtttacaaggttagtttaaagaggatttaacttttattctgaattaaagatgaATTAAAGTTCCCATGTCAACCATCCATTTAAGAAAAAGcaacttaacctcccacttttctatagtaagacatacttcctacaggcactgcactagttattagaaaacaacaaatcatATTTAGAGTTCcatatagatttaacaatttcagtcataaaataaattttttgttgtttctacaTTTGTTTTGCATATGTAACAATGGTCCACATCcagtttaaacattttattaataaaatcatttgATGGGTAAATGTCATTTAGAATTTTGAAGTGGACGATCTTTATATTTTGGGGAATAACAAATTTTAGATATGTTGTTCTGATGGTtgaaatttcagatttattgtagtttttaaaaaataacattgcATCCGGGTATTCTGAAGCCCTTTCTGAGACAATGCAGTTACACTTTTCTGCCGCTAGATGGCGTCAACAACACACggataaacattcatttatttacacccCGTTACTTAAACCTATCGTGTTCaggttaaacaaacaaacacaaaaccagAAAACGACTGACCATAGTCATTCATAGCCGTGTTTCGATTTACTGTGTCAGAGTGAGACCGTTGTAAGAAGCTAACACACTAGCTAGCTGTAGCATGCTAGGATTGACAACTGGATCCCTTCAACGCATGCGCAAAAAGTTGCCGACAGTTGACCACGCCCACAAGGGATATAAAGCCGTCAGTTGACGTTTTCAGTTATTCATTTTGAGGAAACTTGAATGAACACAGCAAAACAATATCATCTCTAAACAAGACTTGAAGTTAACAGTGGAAACATGtaaggagataaaaaaaaatactgaaaataacttttctgataaaacaaaaccttaacatatctaatttttaattgattttaaatatcaaatgaCAACAGAGTAAAAAATATGTTACTTAGATTCAAAACCAATTGTTTCATTagtttaaaaccagaaacaggaaaactaGAAAaccataaacttaaaaaaaatggtatatttctgattggttttaaaaatcaaaataataatgataacatattatattgttttgttcgTTTGTATAGATCTAAAGATATGCACTTATGTATTCTCATCCTCATTGCAGTGTGAAAACATGATCATACAAGGCATATCTTCAGAAAAGTCTGACCCTGGGTCAGTTGGGAGTAACCCCCCATGGATGAAGACTGCAGTCTGCAACAGTAGACCCTCAGAGCCACGGGAGAAAGGTTTGAGCAGTGTTTTTACTACTGGTATAATTTTTTAAGGATGGAGTTTCTCCATACATGCTCtataacagtgtttctcaagtgTACCCCTTAACCATCTTTAGCggtaaaataacaaatatctatcatctagttTGTTTCCATCTATTGGTttcattgttaggcttcctaatatggatgtaacgattaattgcaaggcagttaaaaatcgattaataggtatcacggttgatatcgagtttctgaaaattgaatcgcggtactttttttaaccagcagagggcgctatccacaagtgtaggcggcgggcagagtctgctaatactttctttctggccgccttctactcttaaatatgttaataaatgattcattacccctttagcaccgacagaatatctgtaatattacttgaatatctgtaaaagtcacgtatttctattagctctgtctgctagcatagcatctcttcttcactgcaagatatctgcatgccaaccgaccactgtgttaccagcgccctctgctggtccaaacaaatacgacgtaaatcagtgtaatcacggttttttttttttaaagtccaattgttaaggcacaaaatacattttcagttgcacttttaaaaagaaaaataactattatgtagttttgcattgtctattatagaaccagaatttaaattaataggcttcattttcatttgtattattcctttatttatttcattcaagatttatttttagttaaattgcattgttttgaatagtttatcaaggaattattttgacaatgaaaaataaaaggaaaatagtacagtattttctagtttttttcccaaaaaaaaaaatttgtctacagtcccattttgtaaaataaatcgtgagagaatcgtatcgtgaacccagtatcgtgaatcgactcgtatcgggagttgagtgaatcgttacatccctacttcctaatcaatgaaaatataggttttaatatttttggtgaaggcgtctgagcctttttttgtgtcagtatatttctacatttatattgttttttttttttaatggtaaaatgtgggaaagcttgatatcaaacatattttaatatctgttaactacatatgtgtagaactgtatcATGGtgccccagttttgcattaaattataattgacaatttttatagaattttcatggcaattacaattacaaagtcaattatctaaaatcaatttaaatacaattacaacagcaacaaatttttaaaattacaattataattgacccccaaTCCTTTCAATTATAGCTAAATATAAATGGTGCTAGTTTGAAATCTTAAAATATTGCTTGTAAAAAGTTGAATGTAATTGCATTATAATAATGTGTGCTTTGTGTGTCCAGCTATGAACAGTAGATCTGGCATTGAAATGCCCAGGAAGGTCCTGTTCTCTCCTGACCGGCTTCTCCTAAAATGGGCCAGGGTCCATGACATTGGTGCAGGTCTGATGAACGCGGGGAACACTTGTTATCTTAACTCAGTTCTCCAATGCATCACCTACACACCACCGTTGGCAAACTACATGCTGACCAAGGAGCACTCCACGACATGTAATTATGAACTTTTACACCATTGTTGATCAGTTTTGGTATATCTATGCGCTCCTTTCCAGGGTAATTCCTCTAATGCTAATGAGAATTTGctcatcttttatttttgtaggtCACGAACCAGGATTTTGTATGATGTGCATCATGGAAAACCACATCCTACAGGTATTTGCCAACTCAGGCAGAGTCATCAGGCCTACTGGTGTGCTCAAGGAGCTCAAAAGTAAGTGACACCAGCAAAGCTATAATATTGAAGCGTTGCAGGTCATTTTTACTAAGACGACGTCAAAATCAACTTTTCCTGTGTTTAGCTttactaagatttttttttttttccaattgcagcGATTGCAAAACACTTCCAGTCTGGAAACCAGGAGGATGCGCACGAGTTCCTGCGATACACAGTGGAAGCTATGCAACAGTCCTGCTTACCTGCAATCAAGTAAGTTTCATTCACCTTCCAGCATAGAGCagggacaataaaaaatataggttttaatatatttttttttttaattggtaaaatgtgggaaagcttgatatgaaacatattttaataattgttaactacatttgtgtgaaactgtacatagaactattacatggttcccagttttgcattaaattataattgacaattttttttcatagaattttcatggcaattacaattacaaagtcaattatctgatctcaattgcaatttatttacaattatgagagcaacagattttttttaaaattacaattacgccatatttgtaaacaattatcaattacgtgactacaattagaattgaccctaaccctggtatCAAGTCACATGTTGTTCATTCTTGTTTGACACCATGTTTTGTGCTTCTTATAGACTGGACAGGCAAACGCAGGCAACCACGTTAATCCACCAAGTATTTGGAGGCTATTTGCGCTCCAGAGGTATGatatttgttacttttttatACTCCAACATATTGTTTGTGTTCTCATGGTTTGACTcaactacatactgtacatggcattgatttattttttttccttttacagTGAAATGTTTAAACTGCCAAGCCGTTTCGGATACGTTTGATCCTTTTCTGGATGTCACTCTGGATATTCAAGTAATTTGTTGGATTTAATCTGATTAACGTTTAAAGATTTGTTCATCAGAACATGATCAGTTAAACTGTTTTCTCTTCCCATGCAGAAAGCTTCCACTGTGTCCGAGGCTTTGGAGCAGTTTGTAAAGGCAGAGCAGCTCGGTGGTGAAAACGCGTACAAGTGCTCAAAGTCAGTGAATAATTCTTTACCAAATGTctgctctttttctttcttataatcATAGTAGTTTTCCAGCAAACTAATGAAACAATTATTTCCTTCCATTAGATGTGAACACATGGTCACGGCCACTAAGCGATTCACAGTTCATAAGAGCGCCAACGTGCTGACTGTCTCTCTTAAGAGATTTGATGATTTCACTGGAGGGAAGATCTCAAAGGTATCCTCACTATGTGCAAACAGAAGATTATCTCATGTATTCTGTTGGTTTCCGACTGCTTTTAattcctgttttgtttgttaatcaGCACGTGAAATACTCTGAGTACTTGGATCTACGGCCATTCATGTCTAAGACTCAAGGAAAGCCTCGGATCTACAGCCTGTACGCTGTACTGGTTCACTCTGGGCACAGTGATCATTATGGTCACTACTTCTGCTACGTCAAGGTACTGGCACTGCTTTTTACCTGCTAACCCAGTGTttgtcaaatgggggtacgcaatggcaatacagggggtatttgagaaagagagagtgaggaaaattaacaaataaaagcattattttttgttaaaaatgataatcatactaaataggCAGTGGTTATCGGTTGCTGtatcaacattctatccgtacgcagcgcccccatttgaccagtttaggtcacatgactaagactaaacttaaCCCTGAAAGTTGTTgggatattgggttataacctaaccctaagatgtagttgtactttggtaaccgtactattagcaccgggggttgtccgtacaaatagacactttctactaaatattaccagcaactcacaaaatgacaacaaaaacacacaaattaagagaaaaatatagtgaataatacaaaaacaaagtggcaccaaaaacacatgtactaagagagagaaaaatactattaacagtaacacacaaaacgacaaagacacattaaataaaataaattaaaaaaaaacacaagatcacttcaaaatacacacaaaaaacagagaaacatacaataCGGCATAAGaagtgacaccaaaaacacacacacagagagaatgatttaatcagtgattctcaactggtgggtcgcagacctgtactgagtgggacgcggacagctggtcaaaaataaatactaaatttcTCTCATGCtgtacttgtcttttattttgaaataaacttccCATTTGACAGAAATGCATGTTGACcaggaaaatatgtagatttatgttttaaaaaagattatatatgtgttatCAACGGTTATTTTTGAATAACAAAATTTGgtttgaattcttaaaaaaaaaaattgggtcgcaatttaataaccgttgcaaaatgtgggtcccagggtgagaccagttgagaacccctgatttaaataataccaacaacacaaaaacacacaaagtaagagataaatatactgaataataacaataacaaacaacaaaatgacacaaaattacacaaaatggtgatagaaatgattttgattagaacatgaactgaaaaaataataaagtgaaTCTTGGTCTCACACCAGGTGggaaataaccagcattcataAAAACCATAGAgataaatctaaatactgtttcattccacttgtttacaaaattatattctttaaaatgtgtgttatcactcatttattccatcattacgctctGTGCTGAAAAGTGtgtcagggttgaggtcaattacatttttcagttacaattacattttcaattacatctCAACTATGATTGCagtgaaagtcaattacaattattccatatttgtaattaattatcaattactaaagttaaattacgatgaatcacaattactgagcctgaaataaataacctaataaaagttaaccttcctcttgtgttagctttctgttagcatctcttatgacaacggctcctaaatcagctgtaaaatacactaaaaataaatatatataatttaatttatttattatctattgattacctcattaggcttcctaatcaatgaaattataggttttaaaatttttggtgtgggtgtctgagtcttttttgtgtcagtatatccttcggtttatttatttattttaaatggtaaaatgtggcaaagcttgatatgaaacatattttaataattgtacattaTGCGTAGAAATGTACATAGAAGTGTTACAtgtttc from Gouania willdenowi chromosome 19, fGouWil2.1, whole genome shotgun sequence includes the following:
- the LOC114481362 gene encoding ubiquitin carboxyl-terminal hydrolase 42-like isoform X3, which produces MIIQGISSEKSDPGSVGSNPPWMKTAVCNSRPSEPREKAMNSRSGIEMPRKVLFSPDRLLLKWARVHDIGAGLMNAGNTCYLNSVLQCITYTPPLANYMLTKEHSTTCHEPGFCMMCIMENHILQVFANSGRVIRPTGVLKELKTIAKHFQSGNQEDAHEFLRYTVEAMQQSCLPAIKLDRQTQATTLIHQVFGGYLRSRVKCLNCQAVSDTFDPFLDVTLDIQKASTVSEALEQFVKAEQLGGENAYKCSKCEHMVTATKRFTVHKSANVLTVSLKRFDDFTGGKISKHVKYSEYLDLRPFMSKTQGKPRIYSLYAVLVHSGHSDHYGHYFCYVKASDNQWYRMNDTKVSKSDISAVLKHQAYVLFYNKQEAPLTSSSQSSLTRKIPPPPPPAAAAPANVCLDVRAQPLSTQPQSSQDSKKRKKKNEMKEKKKARNENKQ
- the LOC114481362 gene encoding ubiquitin carboxyl-terminal hydrolase 42-like isoform X4, whose protein sequence is MIIQGISSEKSDPGSVGSNPPWMKTAVCNSRPSEPREKAMNSRSGIEMPRKVLFSPDRLLLKWARVHDIGAGLMNAGNTCYLNSVLQCITYTPPLANYMLTKEHSTTCHEPGFCMMCIMENHILQVFANSGRVIRPTGVLKELKTIAKHFQSGNQEDAHEFLRYTVEAMQQSCLPAIKLDRQTQATTLIHQVFGGYLRSRVKCLNCQAVSDTFDPFLDVTLDIQKASTVSEALEQFVKAEQLGGENAYKCSKCEHMVTATKRFTVHKSANVLTVSLKRFDDFTGGKISKHVKYSEYLDLRPFMSKTQGKPRIYSLYAVLVHSGHSDHYGHYFCYVKARGSFDLLIPVQFDSEDSSSSSSCCCCSC
- the LOC114481362 gene encoding ubiquitin carboxyl-terminal hydrolase 42-like isoform X1, producing MIIQGISSEKSDPGSVGSNPPWMKTAVCNSRPSEPREKAMNSRSGIEMPRKVLFSPDRLLLKWARVHDIGAGLMNAGNTCYLNSVLQCITYTPPLANYMLTKEHSTTCHEPGFCMMCIMENHILQVFANSGRVIRPTGVLKELKTIAKHFQSGNQEDAHEFLRYTVEAMQQSCLPAIKLDRQTQATTLIHQVFGGYLRSRVKCLNCQAVSDTFDPFLDVTLDIQKASTVSEALEQFVKAEQLGGENAYKCSKCEHMVTATKRFTVHKSANVLTVSLKRFDDFTGGKISKHVKYSEYLDLRPFMSKTQGKPRIYSLYAVLVHSGHSDHYGHYFCYVKASDNQWYRMNDTKVSKSDISAVLKHQAYVLFYNKQEAPLTSSSQSSLSRKIPPPPPAAAPANVSHHLSIPLTSPKSLDHVPTTHLNLQVCLDVRAQPLSTQPQSSQDSKKQKKKKDCRKDHWCRSALHPRLIPVQGQKTGR
- the LOC114481362 gene encoding ubiquitin carboxyl-terminal hydrolase 42-like isoform X2; this encodes MIIQGISSEKSDPGSVGSNPPWMKTAVCNSRPSEPREKAMNSRSGIEMPRKVLFSPDRLLLKWARVHDIGAGLMNAGNTCYLNSVLQCITYTPPLANYMLTKEHSTTCHEPGFCMMCIMENHILQVFANSGRVIRPTGVLKELKTIAKHFQSGNQEDAHEFLRYTVEAMQQSCLPAIKLDRQTQATTLIHQVFGGYLRSRVKCLNCQAVSDTFDPFLDVTLDIQKASTVSEALEQFVKAEQLGGENAYKCSKCEHMVTATKRFTVHKSANVLTVSLKRFDDFTGGKISKHVKYSEYLDLRPFMSKTQGKPRIYSLYAVLVHSGHSDHYGHYFCYVKASDNQWYRMNDTKVSKSDISAVLKHQAYVLFYNKQEAPLTSSSQSSLSRKIPPPPPAAAPANVCLDVRAQPLSTQPQSSQDSKKQKKKKDCRKDHWCRSALHPRLIPVQGQKTGR